One window of Perca flavescens isolate YP-PL-M2 chromosome 6, PFLA_1.0, whole genome shotgun sequence genomic DNA carries:
- the ltap1 gene encoding protein C1orf43 homolog isoform X2: MRFAMKSRRGPHVPLGHNAPKELRQEIEAKLCQVQKIHFEPRLLSPDDDRLKHKEQSGSHDYLYRMRALDAIRDTDLPFRELGGTSTAVTGKRLRTWLLHLRNSHCVFRDSLSSLIDKVLDGYNKARHGAEAFGEAEFLKYQEALTELASVVKSQSSSSSSSTPSQYHQSAAKDLTSTTELASSSSSPTQTTYLTSSMQQRSKRPGHFLELKNFKDNYNTLDSSF; the protein is encoded by the exons ATGCGATTTGCCATGAAGTCTCGGAGAGGACCACATGTTCCCCTTGGCCACAATGCTCCTAAG GAGCTGAGACAAGAAATTGAAGCCAAACTGTGCCAGGTCCAAAAAATCCACTTTGAGCCTCGTCTGCTCTCCCCAGATGATGACCGGCTAAAACACAAAGAACAGTCTG GTTCGCATGACTACCTATACAGGATGAGAGCACTGGATGCCATCAGAGACACTG ATCTTCCTTTCCGTGAACTTGGTGGCACATCCACCGCTGTGACGGGTAAAAGACTTCGGACCTGGCTTCTACATCTACGAAACTCCCACTGTGTGTTCCGAGACAGTCTGAGCTCGCTCATCGACAAAGTGCTGGATGGGTACAACAAAGCACGTCACGGGGCTGAG GCTTTTGGGGAAGCAGAATTTTTGAAATACCAGGAAGCTCTAACTGAACTGGCGTCTGT CGTCAAGTctcaaagcagcagcagcagcagcagcactccgagccagtaccaccagtctgcaGCCAAAGACCTGACCAGCACCACGGAGCTTGcaagctcctcctcctcccccacccAAACCACCTACCTCACATCTTCAATGCAGCAGCGTAGCAAGCGGCCCGGACACTTCCTGGAGCTGAAGAACTTCAAAGACAACTACAACACTCTGGACAGCTCCTTCTGA
- the ltap1 gene encoding protein C1orf43 homolog isoform X1 has product MRSDSLLSSVNVVLVMAFGSLVFVLLFIFVKRQIMRFAMKSRRGPHVPLGHNAPKELRQEIEAKLCQVQKIHFEPRLLSPDDDRLKHKEQSGSHDYLYRMRALDAIRDTDLPFRELGGTSTAVTGKRLRTWLLHLRNSHCVFRDSLSSLIDKVLDGYNKARHGAEAFGEAEFLKYQEALTELASVVKSQSSSSSSSTPSQYHQSAAKDLTSTTELASSSSSPTQTTYLTSSMQQRSKRPGHFLELKNFKDNYNTLDSSF; this is encoded by the exons ATGCGGAGTGATTCTCTTCTCTCGAGCGTTAACGTGGTGCTTGTAATGGCCTTCGGTAGTCTG GTGTTTGTTTTGCTGTTTATCTTTGTCAAAAGACAAATTATGCGATTTGCCATGAAGTCTCGGAGAGGACCACATGTTCCCCTTGGCCACAATGCTCCTAAG GAGCTGAGACAAGAAATTGAAGCCAAACTGTGCCAGGTCCAAAAAATCCACTTTGAGCCTCGTCTGCTCTCCCCAGATGATGACCGGCTAAAACACAAAGAACAGTCTG GTTCGCATGACTACCTATACAGGATGAGAGCACTGGATGCCATCAGAGACACTG ATCTTCCTTTCCGTGAACTTGGTGGCACATCCACCGCTGTGACGGGTAAAAGACTTCGGACCTGGCTTCTACATCTACGAAACTCCCACTGTGTGTTCCGAGACAGTCTGAGCTCGCTCATCGACAAAGTGCTGGATGGGTACAACAAAGCACGTCACGGGGCTGAG GCTTTTGGGGAAGCAGAATTTTTGAAATACCAGGAAGCTCTAACTGAACTGGCGTCTGT CGTCAAGTctcaaagcagcagcagcagcagcagcactccgagccagtaccaccagtctgcaGCCAAAGACCTGACCAGCACCACGGAGCTTGcaagctcctcctcctcccccacccAAACCACCTACCTCACATCTTCAATGCAGCAGCGTAGCAAGCGGCCCGGACACTTCCTGGAGCTGAAGAACTTCAAAGACAACTACAACACTCTGGACAGCTCCTTCTGA